CTTTGCCGCCGGCCTCGTGTTGCGCGAACTGATAAAGCAGGCGCCGGCCAGGGAAATCTCCGGCCTCGCGGAACTGACCGAAACAGAGCAGAATGCCAGCACGCTGGAGATCATCCGCTTCTGGCCGGAGGGCTTCGTCTACACCAACTATTGCGTCTCTGCGATTTCAGCCATCTACGAGCAGGAGTTCGGCTCAGCACCCAGCATCGACAAATGCGCCGACGATCTGCGCACCTGGTGGTCCTATCGCGAGAACGTGACCGAGATGCCGGCCTATGCGGTGGCTTTCCTCGACCGCTTCCTCGGCGCCGAGCCGAACTGGATCACGCCGGACCGCGCACAGTCACGGCAAGCCATGCAACGGGCGCTCGGCTCCTCCCGCGCCAGCGATGCGTTGCGCCGGCTTTGACCGCCCTCCGGTTTCGTTCTCAAACGCCTCAAACCACCGCGCTATTGAACATTTGACTTTTTGCCGATAGCGATGTGCGAATCTGACTTGAGGAGACAAGCGCGTGGCGCGACCAAGGCCTATCATTTTCGATTGCGACGGCGTTCTCGTCGATAGCGAGCCGCTGGCGGCCCAAGCTTATAAGCGGGTCTATGAAAAGCACGGCATGCCCGGTGTCCACGGCGGCATCATCGCCCAGTGCATCGGCATGAAGCAGTCGGACATCATCGTCAGGATCAAGGAATTGACCGGCCATCAATTTCCGGCGGCGGCTGACGGCGACATCTGGGCCGAAACCAAGGTCCTGTTTTCCGAGGAGTTGAAACCAACGTCCGGAATTTCCGCCTTTCTCACGGCGCTCACCGGCGATCGCTGCGTGGCATCGTCGTCTTCGGTCGAGCGCATAAACCACAGCCTCGCGGTGACCGGACTGGCCCGCTTCTTCGGCGATGCGATCTACAGTTCCTCGATGGTCAAGAACGGCAAGCCTGCGCCGGACATCTTCTTGTTCGCCGCGGCAAAAATGGGCGCCAACCCGGCCGATTGCATCGTCATCGAGGATTCGCCCTTCGGCATCCAGGGCGCGGTCGCCGCCGGCATGACGGCGATCGGCTACACCGGTGGCGGCCACACCTATGCCGAGCACGGCGCGCGACTGAAAGCGGCCGGAGCCGACTTCGTCTGCGCCGACTGGCAGGAAGTTAGCCGGCAACTATCCGGGCTCGGTGTGCCGGCCTGATCCGTTACCGGTTAGGCAGTCCAAGGCGGGTCCATTCTTCGGGCGGGATCGCAGGCCCGACACGGAAGGTGAAGGACAAGACCCTCGTCGCATCGGGGTCGACCTCGCACCGGAAGCTCAGATGGTACCATTTTGTAGGTGTGCGGAAAGCGACATCCGGGGCGTCGAGAATATTGCCGGCCTTCAGCGGAACACTTGGGATCAAGTCGGGAAAATAAGAGGCGTCCACCAATTGCTGGTCCAACGCGCTGGCGCAAAGTCTGGCAGCACGCTGACCGCGAGGCATGCCATCCATTGCGGTCATGGCCAGCGCATCACCGGTCGCGCCCTGCGAATAGAGGCTGCGAACACCCGGAAGACCCGAGTAACTCGGCGATGCAGCAACGGCTGCGTCCTTGGAACTTGGCCTCCCGGCGCTCCCGCTTCGGGACTTCGAAACCTTTGCCGGATTGGGCTTCGGCGCGTCTGCGGGTTTGGGCGTAGGCGCTTCCGCCGATGTGGGAAGCTCGATCTCGCCGTCGCCGCCAGCGGCAGCCAACGGCGTTGGTGCCGTCGCTGTCTGCTTGCCGGCATCGTGTGCTTCCGTCTCTTGCTTGTCAGCCTGCTGTTTAGCTGGGTCCTGGGTTGAAGTTGCCTGCTTCTCCTGTGCGGGCTCAGCATCCTTCGGCGCGGTTATCGACTTCTCGCTGGCCTTGGCTGAATCTGTCCGCTCTTCGGGGGCTGCCGACGCGGCGGATTTGTTCTCTGCATCCTTCGGCGCGACAGGCGGCTTCGAATCCTCGGCCGGCGACGGCGAGTTGTCCTGAGCGCTGGCCCCGTCC
The genomic region above belongs to Mesorhizobium sp. B4-1-4 and contains:
- a CDS encoding HAD family hydrolase; protein product: MARPRPIIFDCDGVLVDSEPLAAQAYKRVYEKHGMPGVHGGIIAQCIGMKQSDIIVRIKELTGHQFPAAADGDIWAETKVLFSEELKPTSGISAFLTALTGDRCVASSSSVERINHSLAVTGLARFFGDAIYSSSMVKNGKPAPDIFLFAAAKMGANPADCIVIEDSPFGIQGAVAAGMTAIGYTGGGHTYAEHGARLKAAGADFVCADWQEVSRQLSGLGVPA
- a CDS encoding DUF930 domain-containing protein, with the protein product MKDETREWRRNLLWGLSASLVLHALIAALLVYSLPRPPQQPQQEQPVNIAIVPPPDQPKPKPAPAPSPKEKPPEPKVEKPPEQKVDKPPPPEQQPRKPSPIEVLKPVFQFGAKDTGPRKSLDGASAQDNSPSPAEDSKPPVAPKDAENKSAASAAPEERTDSAKASEKSITAPKDAEPAQEKQATSTQDPAKQQADKQETEAHDAGKQTATAPTPLAAAGGDGEIELPTSAEAPTPKPADAPKPNPAKVSKSRSGSAGRPSSKDAAVAASPSYSGLPGVRSLYSQGATGDALAMTAMDGMPRGQRAARLCASALDQQLVDASYFPDLIPSVPLKAGNILDAPDVAFRTPTKWYHLSFRCEVDPDATRVLSFTFRVGPAIPPEEWTRLGLPNR